One part of the Salmo salar chromosome ssa28, Ssal_v3.1, whole genome shotgun sequence genome encodes these proteins:
- the prepl gene encoding prolyl endopeptidase-like produces the protein MCSMTSLHSWLSPLIRGGTFNQVWSLFTCKPRGLIYLTGTRRCTIVKDPSSSTVEFNSRNKKYRSLERSFKRRLRVIYQRFSVGPDNTMIQGRNHVYFMEGDGIYRMDTRQGDPEPEKVLCLDSVGEGDWSLQRLRLSPSEHALAATVKAPHREEARCVLVKLGDREPTLDPPQPLLTIDKVFSVEWATDDILFYSSQQKLQCHHVFRLDLTATGTRSALLYQEQQPDVFVEVSLSRDRRLVLVNCSSKRSSEVWLIDSAKPLMEPTLVQARLPELLYHVEHSHGQLYILANTGPGQEYQVLRAPLSSPSIKHWVPVCSPGPGTAVKDMEVLQDHCVLATRDPLGLLALQVVPLSQPATTSTLQLPPWACAIETKRAGLTDSGWLEFLLSSPVHPPVLYRYSPRENRLLLQEDTEEHRTPQEYQTTRLEAPSQDGTMVPLTLFHIPMLEELRGAPLLVHVYGAYGMDLNMDFSPDKRLLLEDGWALAYCHVRGGGERGLGWHRQGRMEGKSRGVEDLAACIHRLYDLGVSRPSLTALTARSAGAILVGALCNLHPHLIRAVTLQAPFLDVLGTMQEPSLPLTLEERGEWGDPMSDPCQRDTIASYCPCHNITPQHYPSMLLTAYIEDNRVPVAGVHKYEERLQEAIHTHLNGHPVSESEPTPSVILDLQPGADHFGPGDFELSLTESARQLAFLHTELGLNQQTKNRRN, from the exons ATGTGTTCCATGACCAGTCTGCATTCGTGGCTCAGTCCTCTGATTCGGGGAGGTACATTTAATCAAGTCTGGAGCCTTTTCACCTGCAAACCTAGAGGATTGATCTACCTAACGGGTACACGTCGTTGCACAATAGTAAAG GACCCTTCCAGCTCCACTGTGGAATTCAACTCTCGTAATAAGAAATACAGAAGTCTGGAGAGGTCTTTCAAGAGAAGGTTAAGGGTCATATACCAGAGGTTCTCCGTAGGCCCAGACAATACAATG ATCCAGGGGCGTAACCATGTGTACTTCATGGAGGGGGATGGCATCTATAGAATGGATACCAGGCAGG GTGACCCAGAGCCAGAAAAGGTGTTGTGTCTGGACTCCGTGGGGGAGGGAGATTGGAGCCTCCAGAGGTTGCGTCTCTCCCCCAGTGAGCATGCCCTGGCTGCCACAGTGAAGGCCCCCCACAGAGAGGAGGCCAGATGTGTCCTTGTCAAGCTAGGAGACAGAGAACCTACCCTGGACCCACCTCAACCTCTACTCACCATTGACAAGGTCTTCAGCGtcg agTGGGCTACAGATGACATCCTATTCTACAGCAGTCAGCAGAAACTCCAGTGTCACCATGTGTTCCGTCTGGACCtgactgccactgggaccagaaGTGCCCTGTTGTACCAGGAACAGCAGCCTGA TGTGTTTGTTGAGGTGAGTCTCTCCAGAGACAGGAGGCTGGTGCTTGTTAACTGTAGCAGTAAGAGGAGCTCTGAGGTGTGGCTGATTGACAGCGCCAAGCCCCTTATGGAGCCCACTCTGGTCCAGGCCCGCCTCCCTGAGCTGCTGTACCATGTAGAGCACTCCCACGGCCAGCTGTACATCCTGGCCAACACTGGACCTGGACAAGAGTACCAG GTGTTGAGGgcacctctctcatccccctccatCAAACACTGGGTCCCAGTGTGTAGCCCTGGTCCTGGGACAGCTGTGAAGGACATGGAGGTGCTCCAGGACCACTGTGTGTTGGCCACCAGGGACCCCTTAGGCCTGCTAGCACTCCAGGTGGTCCCACTATCCCAGCCAGCAACCACATCCACCCTGCAG CTGCCACCGTGGGCCTGTGCCATAGAGACCAAGAGGGCTGGGCTGACAGACAGTGGCTGGTTGGAGTTCCTCCTGTCGTCTCCAGTCCACCCCCCTGTCCTGTACCGCTACTCCCCCAGGGAGAACAGGCTCCTCTTACAGGAGGACACAGAGGAACACAGAACCCCCCAGGAGTATCAAACCACCCGACTAGAGGCCCCCAGCCAG GACGGTACCATGGTACCACTGACTCTCTTCCACATacctatgttggaggagctgagggGTGCTCCATTGCTGGTGCATGTGTATGGGGCCTATGGCATGGACCTTAACATGGACTTCAGCCCAGACAAAAGACTGCTGCTTGAAGATGGCTGGGCTCTGGCCTACTGCCATGTCAG GGGTGGAGGTGAGCGTGGCCTGGGCTGGCATAGACAGGGTCGTATGGAGGGCAAATCGAGAGGAGTGGAGGACCTGGCTGCCTGTATCCACAGGCTCTATGACCTGGGGGTGTCGAGACCCTCTCTGACCGCCCTCACCGCTCGCAGTGCTGGGGCCATACTGGTGGGGGCGCTCTGCAACCTACACCCCCACCTCATACGAGCTGTCACACTACAG GCACCTTTCCTTGATGTGCTGGGCACTATGCAGGAGCCCAGTCTGCCCCTGAcgctggaggagaggggggaatggGGGGACCCCATGTCAGACCCCTGCCAAAGGGACACTATCGCCTCCTACTGCCCCTGTCATAACATTACACCTCAG CACTACCCCTCCATGCTGCTCACAGCCTACATAGAAGACAACAGAGTGCCTGTAGCCGGAGTACACAAGTACGAGGAGAGACTTCAGGAAGCAATTCACACACACCTCAATGGCCACCCTGTATCTG AATCTGAGCCCACACCCAGTGTCATTCTGGACCTTCAACCAGGAGCAGACCACTTTGGCCCAGGGGACTTTGAACTGTCTCTGACTGAG AGTGCTCGACAGCTGGCCTTTCTCCACACAGAGCTGGGCCTGAACCAGCAGACCAAAAACAGGCGGAATTAG